A region of Streptomyces sp. WMMC500 DNA encodes the following proteins:
- the eboE gene encoding metabolite traffic protein EboE — protein MRFRHPDGSLVHLAYCTNVHPAEDLDGVMAQLRDHAEPVRRRLGRDRLGIGLWLARDAVRTLGSDPAALRRLKKALDERGLEAVTLNGFPYQGFGEEVVKYRVYRPDWTEPERLDHTVELARLLAVLLPDDVTEGTISTLPLAWRTGFDEAARKASLTALGTLAARLDAIEELTGRSIRVGLEPEPGCTVETTADAVAALTAEGAPPAERIGVCVDTCHLATSFEDPATAIAGITGAGLPIVKSQLSAALVADRPDEPGVRTALAAFAEPRFLHQTRIRAADGSVRATDDLDEALAGGLPDDGPWRAHFHVPLHAPLEPPLTATTPVLEETLARLVGGPAPLTRHLEVETYTWQALPAHLRPRSRAQLADGIAAELSVARDLLTSLGLKELP, from the coding sequence ATGCGCTTCAGACACCCCGACGGCTCCCTCGTCCATCTCGCGTACTGCACCAACGTGCACCCCGCCGAGGATCTCGACGGGGTGATGGCGCAACTGCGCGACCACGCCGAGCCGGTGCGCCGCCGGCTCGGCCGCGACCGGCTGGGCATCGGCCTGTGGCTCGCCCGCGACGCCGTCCGCACCCTCGGCTCCGACCCCGCCGCGCTGCGCCGGCTGAAGAAGGCGCTCGACGAGCGCGGCCTGGAGGCCGTCACCCTCAACGGCTTCCCCTACCAGGGGTTCGGCGAGGAGGTGGTCAAGTACCGCGTCTACCGCCCCGACTGGACCGAGCCCGAGCGCCTGGACCATACCGTCGAGCTGGCCCGGCTGCTCGCCGTCCTGCTGCCCGACGACGTCACCGAGGGCACCATCTCCACCCTCCCGCTCGCCTGGCGCACAGGCTTCGACGAGGCCGCCCGCAAGGCGTCGCTGACGGCTCTGGGCACCCTGGCGGCCCGCCTCGACGCCATCGAGGAGCTGACCGGCCGCTCCATCCGCGTCGGCCTGGAGCCGGAGCCCGGCTGCACCGTGGAGACCACCGCCGACGCCGTCGCCGCGCTCACCGCGGAGGGCGCGCCGCCCGCCGAGCGCATCGGCGTCTGCGTCGACACCTGCCACCTGGCCACGTCCTTCGAGGACCCGGCCACCGCCATCGCCGGCATCACCGGCGCGGGCCTGCCCATCGTCAAGTCACAGCTCTCGGCGGCCCTGGTGGCGGACCGGCCCGACGAGCCGGGCGTACGGACCGCGCTCGCCGCCTTCGCGGAGCCGCGGTTCCTGCACCAGACCCGTATCCGCGCCGCCGACGGCTCCGTACGCGCCACCGACGACCTCGACGAGGCCCTGGCCGGCGGCCTCCCCGACGACGGCCCGTGGCGCGCCCACTTCCACGTGCCGCTGCACGCGCCGCTGGAGCCGCCGCTGACGGCGACGACGCCGGTGCTCGAAGAGACGCTGGCGCGCCTCGTCGGCGGCCCCGCGCCGCTGACGCGGCACCTGGAGGTGGAGACGTACACCTGGCAGGCTCTCCCCGCACACCTGCGGCCGCGCAGCCGCGCACAGCTCGCCGACGGCATCGCCGCCGAACTGTCCGTCGCCCGCGACCTGCTCACCTCGCTCGGCCTGAAGGAGCTGCCATGA
- a CDS encoding acyl-CoA dehydrogenase family protein, with the protein MCSAVPLSRSAPVVCSASAVREFGRRYVAEYLARHRETDYPDDLVARMRALGVFGATVPVGFGGSGLPSGEVLEIIYELARAWQPLAGMAGTHLKLCRDVERHGTAVQKQTLLPAMASGEMICARGYTEQGRTDPERLAATITLKEAHGILNGRKNWVTNALHADRILVVARRDEIAQCVIVDPARPGVEVGADLPRPGMLGVSLAEVRLSGYEFDPELELLGGPECDVTTSLRGHDVTRYLTRAIGSADAVLAWLCAFVESTLEQRAPEVGSVMAARVGQIAIQVAAMRAVWRDAISTAPGVTADEAKVFCTTVLHGVMSEAIGVCGGTGYASEDATLTRHYRDAVALQVFGAPNDALLTQIGERTLAVERQAAGQCLDGYLP; encoded by the coding sequence ATGTGCTCTGCTGTCCCGTTGTCTCGCAGCGCTCCTGTGGTGTGCTCCGCCTCTGCCGTGAGGGAGTTCGGCCGCCGTTACGTGGCTGAGTACCTGGCGCGGCATAGGGAAACAGACTATCCCGACGACTTGGTGGCTCGGATGAGGGCGCTAGGGGTGTTCGGGGCCACCGTGCCGGTCGGGTTCGGTGGCTCGGGCCTACCCAGCGGCGAGGTCCTGGAGATCATCTACGAACTGGCCCGGGCCTGGCAGCCCCTGGCTGGGATGGCTGGTACTCATCTCAAGCTGTGCCGAGACGTGGAGCGGCACGGCACGGCGGTGCAGAAGCAGACGCTGCTGCCCGCGATGGCGAGTGGAGAGATGATCTGCGCCCGCGGCTACACCGAACAAGGCCGCACCGATCCCGAGCGTCTGGCCGCCACCATCACCCTCAAGGAGGCACACGGGATCCTCAACGGGCGCAAGAACTGGGTCACCAACGCTCTGCATGCTGACCGGATCCTGGTCGTCGCCCGCCGCGACGAGATCGCCCAGTGCGTGATCGTCGACCCGGCCCGGCCGGGCGTAGAGGTGGGCGCTGACCTGCCCCGGCCCGGCATGCTGGGGGTGTCGCTGGCCGAGGTCCGGCTCAGTGGCTACGAGTTCGATCCGGAACTGGAGCTGTTGGGTGGCCCGGAATGCGACGTCACCACCTCGCTGCGCGGCCATGACGTGACGCGGTATCTGACACGGGCGATCGGCTCGGCCGACGCGGTGCTGGCCTGGTTGTGCGCCTTCGTGGAGTCAACCCTGGAGCAGCGGGCGCCGGAGGTGGGCAGCGTGATGGCCGCGCGGGTCGGGCAGATCGCCATCCAGGTCGCGGCGATGCGTGCTGTGTGGCGGGACGCCATCAGTACCGCCCCCGGTGTCACCGCCGACGAAGCGAAGGTGTTCTGCACAACCGTCCTGCACGGTGTGATGAGCGAGGCGATCGGTGTGTGTGGAGGGACCGGATACGCCAGCGAGGACGCGACGCTGACCCGTCACTATCGCGACGCGGTGGCCCTGCAGGTGTTCGGGGCACCGAACGACGCCCTGCTCACCCAGATCGGCGAGCGCACCCTTGCGGTAGAACGCCAGGCTGCCGGGCAGTGCTTAGATGGATATCTACCGTGA
- a CDS encoding sugar phosphate isomerase/epimerase, whose product MSTRPSEELAHALNRRRFLGVAAGTTAAAIAGTAAAPGAAAAPDADWERARWCRPAVPPGRLGIQLYTLRDQVGTVGFGKVFDALERYGYDQVEYAGYTQGNGPITLPQLRRLARDHGLRAIGSHVAYHVADPAGYSFATSLEQVLDDAEALDLPHVGTWDGPFRYGSTVDGVKRASAEFNAYGAAARRRGMRFYQHNHGNEFGFCTDDPTVRIYDLMLAETDPDLVFMEMDIYWAYTGVHRFSVRPDGTPAPFDPLDYVTADPQRFPLFHVKDGEHDEASQDGYHMVDVGDGDIDYQRFIGTVTGGRYRKYHNWLVERDDAVDPATNPAGSFTTARRSATHLHRLRP is encoded by the coding sequence ATGTCCACCAGACCCAGCGAAGAACTGGCCCACGCCCTCAACAGACGCAGGTTCCTCGGCGTGGCCGCCGGCACCACCGCGGCGGCCATCGCCGGCACCGCGGCCGCCCCGGGCGCCGCCGCCGCCCCGGACGCCGACTGGGAACGGGCCCGCTGGTGCCGCCCCGCCGTGCCCCCCGGCCGCCTCGGCATCCAGCTCTACACGCTGCGCGACCAGGTCGGCACGGTCGGCTTCGGCAAGGTCTTCGACGCCCTGGAGCGCTACGGCTACGACCAGGTCGAATACGCCGGCTACACCCAGGGCAACGGCCCCATCACCCTGCCTCAGCTCCGCCGCCTGGCCCGCGACCACGGCCTGCGCGCCATCGGCAGCCACGTCGCGTACCACGTCGCCGACCCGGCCGGCTACTCCTTCGCCACCAGCCTGGAGCAGGTCCTCGACGACGCCGAGGCCCTGGACCTGCCGCACGTCGGCACCTGGGACGGCCCGTTCCGCTACGGCAGCACGGTCGACGGGGTCAAGCGCGCGTCGGCGGAGTTCAACGCCTACGGCGCGGCGGCCCGGCGCCGCGGCATGCGGTTCTACCAGCACAACCACGGCAACGAGTTCGGCTTCTGCACCGACGACCCCACGGTGCGCATCTACGACCTGATGCTCGCCGAGACCGACCCGGACCTGGTGTTCATGGAGATGGACATCTACTGGGCCTACACCGGCGTCCACCGCTTCAGCGTCCGCCCGGACGGCACCCCGGCGCCCTTCGACCCGCTGGACTACGTCACGGCCGACCCGCAGCGCTTCCCGCTGTTCCACGTCAAGGACGGCGAACACGACGAGGCGTCCCAGGACGGCTACCACATGGTGGACGTGGGGGACGGCGACATCGACTACCAGCGCTTCATCGGCACCGTCACCGGCGGCCGGTACCGCAAGTACCACAACTGGCTCGTCGAACGCGACGACGCGGTGGACCCCGCCACCAACCCGGCCGGCTCTTTCACCACCGCCCGCCGCTCGGCCACCCACCTCCACCGCCTCCGCCCCTGA
- a CDS encoding nucleotide pyrophosphatase/phosphodiesterase family protein codes for MTPPKRLVVVDVVGLTPRLLDHMPNLRALADAGSHSALTPPLPAVTCTVQSTILTGAPPAEHGIVANGWYFRELGEIFLWRQHNALVGGDKLWDAARRAYPGYTVANVCWWYAMGMDTDYVVTPRPIYYADGRKEPDCYTRPPELRDELTAAFGTFPLFNYWGPTASIVSSQWIIDASRHILDAYSPDLTLVYLPHLDYDLQRYGPDDPRSHAAARELDDALAPLLADARAADAETVVLSEYGITQAARPVDVNRALRKAGLLEVYTQDGMEYLDPWASRAFAVSDHQIAHVYVRDPADVEATREILAKLPGVADVLSETGKKAQGLDHPRAGELVAVAEQDAWFTYYYWLDDDRAPDFAQLVEIHRKPGYDPAELFMDPTDPYVRLRAVSAIARKKAGLRYRLAVVPLDPAPVRGTHGRLPEDERDGPVLITTRPGATAGPVPATDVKSLLLSLAGLD; via the coding sequence ATGACGCCCCCGAAGCGGCTGGTCGTCGTCGACGTCGTCGGCCTCACGCCGCGCCTCCTCGATCACATGCCGAACCTGCGCGCGCTCGCCGACGCGGGCTCCCACAGCGCGCTGACGCCGCCGCTGCCCGCCGTCACCTGCACCGTGCAGTCGACGATCCTCACCGGCGCGCCGCCGGCGGAGCACGGGATCGTCGCCAACGGCTGGTACTTCCGCGAGCTGGGCGAGATCTTCCTGTGGCGCCAGCACAACGCGCTCGTCGGCGGCGACAAGCTGTGGGACGCCGCCCGGCGCGCGTACCCCGGCTACACCGTGGCCAACGTCTGCTGGTGGTACGCGATGGGCATGGACACCGACTACGTCGTCACCCCGCGGCCCATCTACTACGCCGACGGCCGCAAGGAGCCCGACTGCTACACCCGGCCGCCGGAGCTGCGCGACGAACTGACCGCCGCCTTCGGCACGTTCCCCCTCTTCAACTACTGGGGCCCGACGGCGAGCATCGTCTCCTCGCAGTGGATCATCGACGCCTCGCGGCACATCCTCGACGCGTACAGCCCTGACCTCACCCTCGTCTACCTCCCCCACCTCGACTACGACCTGCAGCGCTACGGCCCGGACGACCCCCGCTCGCACGCCGCCGCGCGCGAGCTGGACGACGCGCTGGCACCGCTGCTGGCGGACGCGCGGGCGGCGGACGCGGAGACCGTGGTGCTCTCGGAGTACGGCATCACGCAGGCGGCCAGGCCCGTCGACGTCAACCGCGCGCTGCGCAAGGCCGGGCTGCTGGAGGTCTACACGCAGGACGGGATGGAGTACCTGGACCCGTGGGCGTCGCGCGCCTTCGCGGTCTCGGACCACCAGATCGCCCACGTCTACGTCCGCGACCCGGCCGACGTCGAGGCGACCCGGGAGATCCTCGCCAAGCTCCCCGGCGTCGCCGACGTGCTCTCCGAGACCGGCAAGAAGGCCCAGGGCCTGGACCACCCGCGCGCCGGGGAACTGGTCGCGGTGGCGGAGCAGGACGCCTGGTTCACGTACTACTACTGGCTCGACGACGACCGCGCCCCGGACTTCGCCCAGCTCGTCGAGATCCACCGCAAGCCCGGCTACGACCCCGCCGAACTGTTCATGGACCCCACCGACCCGTACGTACGCCTGCGGGCCGTCTCCGCCATCGCCCGCAAGAAGGCCGGGCTGCGCTACCGCCTGGCCGTCGTCCCGCTCGACCCCGCCCCGGTCCGCGGCACCCACGGCCGCCTCCCGGAGGACGAGCGCGACGGCCCCGTGCTGATCACCACCCGGCCGGGGGCCACCGCGGGTCCCGTACCGGCCACCGACGTGAAGTCCCTGCTGCTGTCGCTAGCCGGCCTCGACTAG
- the car gene encoding carboxylic acid reductase has protein sequence MDIYREDTSVVARYADRLSDVYRRHLQRTTLREGAHVVPLPAYRGVALDVLDLSSLGTTGTFKDWLAAVAIAESLTQGHRTVLAQSSGNTANAVARYAAHAGIRCVILYPPASRRRILPHLADAPGVDFVEVDAPEERIKQVLAAASAQLELPVVPTLETQLEANKLRAYLLRDAVLAIGRHWDWHVQAVSSGFGPMGLYRGLREIRQDDPGMPWPRFLGVQQEAIAPYAAALTGTAVNEAAPMIEPTLFRRAPGPGLLARMESLCTDSGGTVRALSNERYHALESKAIADLKAAGVRVTHDVDGQVRERAGLYSLAGTYDAVDGGLIEEGARVLAAYTGGSGPRAPLFEPEHRARAQDVIDLVAALTGLSRPTDASLDLTPRAASSRADKPWNTPHPISGELPVNANAHTVIAPDDGLAQVLAAIMERYAQRPAVGERVREMTTDPATGRRTLRLLPRYATLTYRQLWQRISAVAADWHHHPTHPIHPGDRVCILGFTSIDYLTLDLACVHLGAVTVPLQSSASAAQLEGVVSETAPKILATTIERLDSAVTAAQLTPSVERVVVFDHSPGATLEATELRDAHRQLASAGRIVEVVPMATVLERGRTLDAAPLFAAPQGEDPLALLIYTSGSTGTPKGAVYTQSLVGTAWLGFFPRDDADAPETSLHYLPLSHLIGRYALMGSLARGGLAQFTARSDLSTLFADLALVRPTELALVPRVCDLLFERYQHEMACRADQPGDLDARVKQELRDNVLGGRVAHAVVGAAPLSAAMTAFMQSLLSLPVHSGYGTTEIGRVMLDNRILRPPVTDYKLIDVPELGYLTSDIPHPRGELLIKTISAIGGYYNRPDLNAVMFDEEGYYRTGDIVAEIAPDYLHYVDRRNNVLKLSQGEFVAVSRLETLFTASPEVRQIFVYANSQRAHLLAVVVPSATLLTRTGSDTEALRRHILDSLHEIGRQSQLQPYEIPRGVLIETEPFSTENGLLSDMRKPLRPQLTARYGERLEQLYAADFDNREQRLKQLHADAPNQPLLDTIRQGAGLVLGQAADAIQPSARFADLGGDSLSALSFAALLGDVCGIDVPVTHLISPTTDLAALARHIEQRRTATTGHPSPTCVHALDHNDVHAAELTLDKFLDVDLLDRAPYLPEPAPRATKVLITGATGYLGRFVCLEWMKRMAATGGTVVCLVRAANDTEAARRLESAYDSGGSELLDRYRHLAKTALQVHAGDLGQDRMGLGHETWTGLANSTDLIVHTAALVNHVLPYQQLFGPNVTGTAEVIRLALTTRLKPITYLSTISIAGQSGPSALHEDADIRLTCPTLHLDDSYANGYAISKWAGEVLLREAHEHFALPVTTFRSSMLLAHQDHPGQVNVPDLFTRLLLSLTATRLAPTSFYRQDPHPHPDTDPRPHYDGLPVDFSAAAITAIGDHTMTGYRSLNLVNPHDDGISLDTIVDWLRQAGHPIRRVPNYIDWLYQFDTALRALPDGQRRNSLLPLLHAFAQPAEPTAGSLLSTIRFQPAVKAALPHLDNGIPHLTSALIGKYLADLVHLKLL, from the coding sequence ATGGATATCTACCGTGAAGACACCAGTGTCGTCGCACGCTACGCGGATCGGCTGAGTGACGTCTACCGCCGGCACCTGCAGCGCACCACCTTGCGCGAGGGGGCGCACGTGGTGCCACTGCCCGCCTACCGCGGCGTCGCCCTCGACGTGCTCGACCTGTCCTCGCTCGGCACGACGGGTACGTTCAAGGACTGGCTTGCCGCGGTGGCCATCGCCGAGTCGCTGACCCAGGGCCATCGGACCGTCCTCGCCCAGAGTTCGGGTAACACCGCCAACGCCGTCGCCCGGTATGCCGCTCATGCCGGGATCCGGTGCGTGATCCTCTACCCGCCCGCGTCCCGGCGGCGCATCCTGCCCCACCTTGCCGATGCACCAGGCGTTGACTTCGTCGAAGTCGACGCACCCGAAGAGCGCATCAAGCAGGTCCTGGCAGCGGCTTCCGCACAGTTGGAACTGCCCGTCGTGCCGACGCTGGAGACACAACTGGAGGCGAACAAGCTGCGCGCCTATCTCCTGCGCGACGCGGTGCTGGCGATCGGCCGCCACTGGGACTGGCATGTCCAGGCTGTGTCCAGCGGTTTCGGACCTATGGGCTTGTACCGGGGCCTTCGCGAGATCCGGCAGGACGACCCGGGCATGCCATGGCCCAGGTTCCTGGGCGTGCAGCAGGAAGCGATCGCCCCCTACGCCGCCGCGCTGACCGGGACGGCGGTCAATGAGGCGGCTCCGATGATCGAGCCGACCCTCTTCCGCCGGGCGCCGGGGCCGGGCCTGCTGGCTCGGATGGAGAGCCTGTGCACCGACTCGGGCGGGACCGTGCGGGCCCTGTCCAACGAGCGCTACCACGCTCTGGAGTCGAAAGCGATTGCGGACCTGAAAGCGGCCGGCGTGAGGGTGACGCACGACGTCGACGGCCAGGTGCGCGAGCGAGCCGGACTGTACTCCCTGGCTGGAACCTACGATGCCGTTGACGGTGGCCTGATCGAGGAAGGCGCGCGCGTGCTGGCCGCCTACACCGGCGGCTCAGGACCCCGCGCACCCCTGTTTGAACCCGAACACCGTGCCCGCGCCCAGGACGTGATCGACCTCGTCGCCGCGCTCACGGGTCTCAGCCGCCCCACCGACGCATCGTTAGACCTGACCCCCCGGGCCGCCTCATCCCGAGCGGACAAGCCCTGGAACACACCCCATCCCATCTCCGGGGAGCTCCCAGTGAACGCCAACGCCCATACCGTGATCGCGCCCGACGATGGGCTCGCTCAGGTCCTTGCCGCAATCATGGAACGGTACGCGCAGCGGCCCGCGGTCGGCGAGCGGGTCCGGGAGATGACGACGGACCCGGCTACTGGCCGACGCACGCTGCGGTTGCTGCCCCGCTACGCCACCCTCACCTACCGGCAACTGTGGCAGCGGATCAGTGCTGTCGCCGCCGACTGGCATCACCATCCCACTCACCCGATCCACCCCGGCGACCGGGTGTGCATCCTCGGCTTCACCAGCATCGACTACCTCACCCTCGACCTCGCGTGCGTCCACCTCGGCGCGGTGACCGTCCCGCTGCAGTCCAGCGCCTCAGCCGCACAACTGGAAGGAGTGGTCTCCGAGACAGCGCCGAAGATACTTGCCACCACCATCGAACGCCTGGACAGCGCCGTGACCGCGGCCCAGCTCACACCGTCTGTCGAGCGCGTCGTGGTCTTCGACCACAGCCCGGGCGCCACCCTGGAAGCAACCGAACTGCGCGATGCACACCGCCAACTGGCCTCCGCCGGACGAATAGTGGAGGTGGTACCGATGGCCACGGTTCTCGAACGAGGCAGGACCCTGGATGCCGCGCCTTTGTTCGCTGCCCCGCAGGGCGAGGACCCCCTCGCTCTGCTGATCTACACCTCCGGCAGCACCGGCACACCCAAGGGTGCGGTCTACACTCAGAGCCTGGTCGGTACCGCCTGGCTCGGCTTCTTCCCCCGCGACGATGCGGATGCCCCCGAGACGTCGCTGCACTATCTACCCCTGAGCCATCTCATCGGCCGCTACGCGCTGATGGGCTCGCTGGCCCGTGGCGGCCTCGCCCAGTTCACCGCCCGCAGCGACCTTTCCACCCTGTTCGCCGACCTGGCTCTGGTCCGGCCAACCGAACTCGCTCTCGTCCCGCGGGTATGCGACCTGCTTTTCGAGCGGTATCAGCACGAGATGGCCTGCCGTGCCGACCAGCCAGGCGATCTCGATGCGCGGGTGAAACAGGAGCTGCGCGACAACGTGCTAGGCGGTCGGGTCGCTCACGCCGTCGTCGGCGCGGCACCTCTGTCCGCGGCGATGACCGCGTTCATGCAGTCCTTGCTTAGCCTCCCCGTGCACAGCGGTTACGGCACCACCGAGATCGGCCGGGTCATGCTCGACAACAGGATCCTGCGCCCTCCGGTCACGGACTACAAGCTCATCGACGTCCCCGAGCTCGGCTACCTCACCAGCGACATCCCTCATCCCCGCGGCGAACTCCTCATCAAGACCATCAGCGCCATCGGCGGCTACTACAACCGCCCCGATCTCAACGCCGTCATGTTCGACGAGGAGGGCTATTACCGCACCGGGGACATCGTGGCCGAGATCGCCCCCGACTACCTGCACTATGTCGACCGTCGGAACAACGTGCTCAAGCTTTCCCAAGGCGAGTTCGTCGCCGTCTCCCGCCTGGAGACCCTCTTCACCGCCAGCCCCGAGGTACGTCAGATCTTCGTGTACGCCAACAGCCAACGCGCACACCTCCTGGCCGTTGTCGTACCCTCCGCCACCCTGCTGACCCGGACCGGCTCCGACACCGAAGCACTCAGGCGGCACATCCTGGACTCCTTGCACGAGATCGGCCGCCAGTCACAGCTTCAGCCCTACGAGATCCCCCGCGGCGTCCTGATCGAGACCGAGCCTTTCAGTACCGAAAACGGGCTGCTCTCCGACATGCGTAAACCCCTGCGTCCCCAGCTCACGGCACGCTACGGCGAACGCCTCGAACAACTCTACGCTGCCGACTTCGACAACCGGGAACAGCGCCTGAAGCAGCTACACGCCGACGCCCCCAACCAGCCGCTGCTCGACACGATCCGCCAGGGCGCGGGCCTCGTGCTCGGCCAGGCAGCCGACGCCATCCAACCGAGCGCACGCTTCGCCGACCTAGGCGGCGACTCCCTGTCCGCGCTGTCCTTCGCCGCGCTGCTCGGCGACGTGTGCGGCATCGATGTACCGGTTACTCACCTCATCAGCCCCACCACGGACCTCGCCGCACTCGCACGCCATATCGAGCAGCGCCGGACCGCCACCACCGGACACCCGTCCCCCACCTGCGTCCACGCCCTGGACCACAACGACGTACACGCAGCCGAACTGACCCTGGACAAGTTCCTCGACGTCGACCTCCTCGACCGCGCGCCCTACCTGCCCGAACCTGCTCCGCGCGCCACCAAGGTCCTCATCACTGGAGCCACCGGCTACCTCGGCCGCTTCGTGTGCCTGGAATGGATGAAACGGATGGCCGCCACGGGCGGCACTGTCGTTTGCCTCGTGCGCGCCGCGAACGACACAGAGGCGGCCCGCCGACTGGAGAGCGCCTACGACAGCGGCGGCAGCGAACTCCTCGACCGCTACCGGCACCTGGCGAAGACCGCCCTCCAGGTGCACGCCGGCGACCTCGGCCAGGACCGCATGGGCCTGGGCCATGAAACCTGGACCGGCCTGGCCAACTCCACAGACCTCATCGTGCACACCGCTGCACTGGTCAACCACGTCCTGCCCTACCAACAGCTGTTCGGCCCCAACGTCACCGGCACCGCCGAAGTGATCCGCCTGGCCCTCACCACCCGCCTCAAGCCCATCACCTACCTGTCCACCATCAGCATCGCCGGACAGAGCGGCCCCTCTGCTCTCCACGAAGACGCAGACATCCGCCTCACCTGCCCCACCCTCCACCTCGACGACAGCTACGCCAACGGCTACGCCATCAGCAAGTGGGCAGGAGAAGTCCTCCTACGCGAAGCACACGAACACTTCGCACTCCCTGTCACCACCTTCCGCTCGAGCATGCTCCTTGCGCACCAGGACCACCCCGGACAGGTGAACGTCCCCGACCTCTTCACCCGCTTGCTCCTCAGCCTTACCGCCACCCGGCTCGCGCCCACGTCGTTCTACCGCCAAGACCCCCATCCCCACCCCGATACCGACCCGCGGCCCCACTACGACGGCCTCCCGGTGGACTTCAGCGCCGCTGCCATCACCGCCATAGGCGACCACACAATGACCGGCTACCGTAGCCTCAACCTCGTCAACCCCCACGACGACGGCATCAGCCTCGACACCATCGTCGACTGGCTCCGGCAGGCGGGGCACCCCATCCGCCGCGTCCCCAACTACATTGACTGGCTGTATCAGTTCGACACCGCCCTGCGCGCTCTACCCGACGGCCAGCGTCGCAACTCCCTGCTCCCACTCCTGCACGCCTTCGCCCAACCCGCTGAACCCACGGCAGGATCACTCCTCTCCACCATTCGATTCCAGCCGGCGGTCAAGGCGGCCCTTCCCCACCTGGACAACGGCATCCCGCACTTGACAAGCGCACTCATCGGCAAGTACCTGGCCGATCTCGTCCACCTGAAGCTGCTGTGA
- a CDS encoding recombinase family protein: MRFAFYGRVSTEDFQDPATSRGWQLMRAQALVAGHGRVTAEFFDVGHSRVLPWPRRPEAARLIDALADPERHFDAVVIGSSERAFYGSQFAAMAPLFEHHGVRLWLPELGGPVDPGLAGHEELMILLGILSKREIARARLRARTAMTVQAREQGRYLGGRPPYGYRLADAGPHPNRAWARRGARAQRLEADPTTAPIVSWMFAQRRAGKSQARIARALNDAAVPCPSAADPERNAHRSGSQWTLTAVRAILANPRYTGRQVWNRQRTDHELIDPANTALGHRDIARWNPPQDWIISREKAHPALVSEADFVAVQSMRATTVTPGRTYLLAGLLRCGICGRRMESCWTNGRPSYRCRHGHTSATGPGTDRPRNAYIREDRILAHLPALLLRLGHPRTGDHSPGALPAQATADWLRTRGITLTYDPADSSLTADTPTRERTRIG, encoded by the coding sequence TTGCGGTTCGCTTTCTACGGGCGGGTGTCGACGGAGGATTTCCAGGACCCGGCCACCTCGCGGGGGTGGCAGTTGATGCGTGCGCAGGCGCTGGTCGCCGGGCACGGGCGGGTCACCGCCGAGTTCTTCGATGTCGGGCACAGTCGGGTGCTGCCCTGGCCCCGCCGCCCGGAAGCCGCCCGCCTGATCGACGCGCTGGCGGATCCGGAACGGCACTTCGATGCGGTGGTGATCGGCTCCAGCGAGCGGGCCTTCTACGGCAGCCAGTTCGCCGCCATGGCCCCGCTGTTCGAGCATCACGGGGTGCGGTTGTGGCTACCCGAGTTGGGCGGCCCGGTCGACCCGGGCCTGGCCGGGCACGAGGAGTTGATGATCCTGCTGGGGATCCTGTCCAAACGGGAGATCGCCCGCGCCCGGCTGCGCGCCCGGACCGCGATGACCGTCCAGGCCCGCGAACAGGGCCGCTACCTCGGCGGCCGGCCACCCTACGGCTACCGTCTCGCCGATGCCGGCCCGCACCCGAACCGGGCCTGGGCCCGCCGCGGCGCCCGCGCCCAGCGCCTCGAAGCCGACCCCACCACCGCACCCATCGTCTCCTGGATGTTCGCGCAACGCCGGGCCGGCAAGAGCCAGGCGCGTATCGCCCGCGCCCTCAACGATGCGGCGGTGCCGTGCCCGTCGGCCGCCGACCCGGAGCGCAACGCGCACCGGAGCGGCAGCCAGTGGACGCTGACGGCGGTGCGGGCGATCCTGGCCAACCCCCGCTACACCGGCCGCCAGGTCTGGAACCGCCAGCGCACCGACCACGAACTCATAGACCCCGCCAATACCGCCCTCGGCCACCGCGACATCGCCCGCTGGAACCCGCCGCAGGACTGGATCATCTCCCGCGAGAAGGCCCATCCGGCTCTGGTCAGCGAGGCCGACTTCGTCGCCGTCCAGAGCATGCGCGCCACCACCGTCACACCGGGACGCACCTACCTGCTCGCCGGGCTGCTGCGCTGCGGCATCTGCGGGCGGCGGATGGAGTCCTGCTGGACCAACGGCCGCCCTTCCTACCGCTGCCGGCACGGCCACACCAGCGCCACCGGCCCCGGCACGGACCGACCACGCAACGCCTACATCCGCGAGGACCGCATCCTGGCCCATCTGCCCGCTCTCCTGCTGCGCCTCGGCCACCCCCGAACCGGGGACCACTCCCCCGGCGCCCTCCCCGCACAGGCAACGGCGGACTGGCTGCGCACCCGGGGCATCACCCTGACCTACGACCCGGCGGACAGCTCCCTGACCGCCGACACCCCGACACGAGAAAGGACCCGCATCGGCTGA